A single region of the Salvia miltiorrhiza cultivar Shanhuang (shh) chromosome 8, IMPLAD_Smil_shh, whole genome shotgun sequence genome encodes:
- the LOC130997568 gene encoding cyclin-dependent protein kinase inhibitor SMR10 translates to MSGKPHIFQVDRNDDEEKISISETAAEERERENFEDETDHRQHPKDVAKKEDCESDKATVSERGSDAVDDGFKTPTSSDHRIPAITQCPPAPMKPRPPPPRLKRKASSPPPAEIESIFRSIANDQDDAHHHKFKKARTDDQDRSS, encoded by the coding sequence ATGTCTGGCAAGCCGCATATATTCCAGGTCGACAGAAACGATGATGAAGAAAAAATCAGCATCTCAGAAACTGCtgctgaagagagagagagagaaaatttcgAAGACGAAACCGATCATCGGCAGCACCCAAAAGATGTCGCCAAGAAAGAAGACTGCGAAAGCGATAAAGCCACAGTTTCTGAGAGAGGATCAGACGCAGTCGACGACGGCTTCAAAACTCCCACCTCCTCCGATCACAGAATTCCGGCGATCACGCAGTGCCCGCCGGCGCCCATGAAGCCCCGCCCGCCGCCGCCCAGGCTGAAGCGAAAAGCATCATCGCCGCCGCCGGCCGAGATCGAATCCATCTTCCGCTCCATCGCTAACGATCAAGACGACGCGCACCACCACAAATTCAAGAAAGCTCGAACCGATGATCAAGACCGATCATCGTAA